In one Methanobrevibacter arboriphilus genomic region, the following are encoded:
- the hisD gene encoding histidinol dehydrogenase, with product MEISYYDKENLSKLTEKSQEDIEDILPTVSEILKNVKNSKDLSLIEYTKKFDNVEIESLKVSKDEIKESYLNLKESNPELLNSLEEASENIAKFHKKQIPQEWEIELRKGITAGQIIRPINKVGCYIPGGRAAYPSTILMTVIPAKIAGVENIICCSPPQENGKIMDAILVAADIAGADEIYKVGGAQAIAAMAYGTESIPQVEKIVGPGNIFVTAAKKLVYGNVDIEFPAGPSEVLIIADKTANPEYIAYDILSQAEHDPNASCYLVTDNLKLAKKTKKEIELKTKEAKRKEVIEESLKKFGKIIVTKSIEEAVDISNEYAPEHLIIMTKNNEADEKILKKIKNAGSIFLGKYSPVAAGDYGSGTNHVLPTDRGARMYSGLSTESFLKKPTVQTITQKGLKSLENVVVPIAEYEGFYAHADSIKVRLDKK from the coding sequence ATGGAAATTTCATATTACGATAAAGAAAATTTAAGTAAATTAACAGAAAAATCTCAAGAAGATATTGAAGACATATTACCAACTGTCTCTGAAATCTTAAAAAATGTTAAAAATTCAAAAGATTTAAGCTTAATAGAATATACAAAAAAATTTGATAATGTTGAAATAGAATCATTGAAAGTTTCTAAAGATGAAATAAAAGAGAGTTATCTAAATTTAAAAGAATCAAATCCAGAGTTGCTTAATTCTCTTGAAGAAGCAAGTGAAAACATAGCAAAATTTCATAAAAAACAAATTCCACAAGAATGGGAAATTGAATTAAGAAAAGGAATAACTGCAGGACAGATAATCAGACCAATAAATAAAGTTGGTTGTTATATTCCAGGAGGAAGAGCTGCATATCCTTCAACAATTTTAATGACTGTTATCCCTGCAAAAATAGCTGGAGTGGAGAATATAATATGTTGCAGTCCTCCACAAGAGAATGGTAAAATAATGGATGCAATTTTAGTTGCAGCAGATATTGCTGGTGCAGATGAAATATACAAGGTAGGTGGAGCTCAAGCTATTGCTGCTATGGCCTATGGAACAGAATCAATACCACAAGTTGAAAAAATTGTTGGACCTGGAAATATATTTGTTACTGCAGCAAAAAAACTTGTTTATGGAAACGTTGATATTGAATTTCCAGCAGGACCTTCAGAAGTTTTAATAATAGCAGATAAAACAGCTAATCCCGAATATATAGCTTATGATATACTTTCACAAGCAGAACATGATCCAAATGCATCATGCTATCTTGTTACAGATAACTTAAAATTAGCAAAAAAAACTAAAAAAGAGATAGAGTTAAAAACTAAAGAAGCTAAAAGAAAAGAAGTTATTGAAGAATCTTTAAAGAAATTTGGAAAAATTATAGTGACAAAATCTATTGAAGAAGCTGTTGATATATCTAATGAATATGCTCCAGAACATTTGATAATAATGACTAAAAATAATGAAGCAGATGAAAAAATACTGAAAAAGATAAAAAATGCTGGTTCAATATTTTTAGGCAAATATTCTCCAGTAGCTGCTGGAGATTACGGTTCTGGAACAAATCATGTTCTCCCCACAGATAGAGGCGCTAGAATGTATTCAGGACTTTCAACAGAATCATTCTTAAAGAAGCCTACAGTTCAAACAATTACTCAAAAAGGTTTAAAATCTCTTGAAAATGTTGTTGTTCCAATAGCAGAATATGAAGGATTTTATGCTCATGCAGATTCAATTAAAGTTAGATTAGATAAAAAATAG